The following nucleotide sequence is from bacterium.
AGCTCTCGCCACGGTCGTCCGATCATGTCCTGAGCTCGGCGGCTGACGAATGTGAGTTGGCCTTCGCGATCCACTCGAAAAATGAGATCGCTTACATTATCCACCAGTCCTCGATAGCGCGCCTCATTCCGTTCAAGTTCTCGCTCCAGACGGAACTGCTCAACGGCCTGAACGGTCTCGGTCAGGAATACGGTTACGATTTCCACTACGTCCGCGCGATTCAGTGACGCATCTTCGTGACGAAGCTCCGCGACACCCACCAATCGTCCGTCGTGCCCCTTCATCGGAAGGAGCACGATCCATTTCGGAGTGGAGTTCTCTTCTGTCGCATCGGCCGGCACTACGATGGCGTTCCCATCGCCAACCCGTGAACGCAGTTCGGCGGAGCGTTCCGGCAGACACGACGCGTCCGCTTCCGCCTCGCCTTCAGCCACGCACACGATACCGGAATCTGGATCTTCCATGAAAATCGCGCACGCCTGAAAGAGACCCTCACCGGTGAGAACCGCGGCCGCGTGCCGAAGCTTGTTCTCGATCCCGGCCACGGCGACCAGATCGGGTACACCGCGAAAGAGATGTGTCAAGCGGCGATTAAGAAGCGCAAGCCCTTCTTTATCGCGGCCGCCGGTGGATTTGCCCGCCGGGGACGGAGCCTTGGCAGCGGTAGTGATCGTTATGTCGTTTGAATCGGCTTTCATTCTTGGAGAGCATTATCCCGGCGGCCAACGAAAGGGACGACCCGAGAGAAGATGGATGTGCAAATGCCAGACCGATTGACCTGCCTCTTCCCCGTTGTTGATTACGAGGCGGTAGCCGTCCTTTTCCATGCCCAATTGTCGGGCAAGCTTGACGGCTTGGATCATCAGCTTGCCTATTTCGGCAGCATCGGCATCTCCGAGGTCGGCGAGCCTCGCGATGTGCCGTTTGGGGATTACGAGCACATGCTGGGGAGCCTGAGGATTAATGTCTCGGAAAGCAAGCACAT
It contains:
- a CDS encoding PAS domain-containing protein; translated protein: MKADSNDITITTAAKAPSPAGKSTGGRDKEGLALLNRRLTHLFRGVPDLVAVAGIENKLRHAAAVLTGEGLFQACAIFMEDPDSGIVCVAEGEAEADASCLPERSAELRSRVGDGNAIVVPADATEENSTPKWIVLLPMKGHDGRLVGVAELRHEDASLNRADVVEIVTVFLTETVQAVEQFRLERELERNEARYRGLVDNVSDLIFRVDREGQLTFVSRRAQDMIGRPWREL
- a CDS encoding histidine triad nucleotide-binding protein, coding for MSECLFCKIANRQIPSDVVFDSDDVLAFRDINPQAPQHVLVIPKRHIARLADLGDADAAEIGKLMIQAVKLARQLGMEKDGYRLVINNGEEAGQSVWHLHIHLLSGRPFRWPPG